Genomic DNA from Dermochelys coriacea isolate rDerCor1 chromosome 12, rDerCor1.pri.v4, whole genome shotgun sequence:
aatcatgccagtttcagtcgttttggtaatttatttcaaaatatctgtcagcaagtatgtttgtaataatgcaaacaacaaaaaagattcaggataTGTTTTTTGACAAGGCATATTAGTcaagaactttgagtaataattcatttaaactacaatatagaaatttcctgcacccctcagaagtagtgcaaaggcttggaggagtcaggggtaacagaggagctgagggagagggaagtaattggtgggaaggagcctgggagtaaACATggaggggtgtgggtgggagaagtatggaacagttgGGTTTTTTGAGGGGGGGATTGTTAAGGAGCTGgagagcctcccccatgcagattctgcctgacccctagcctctcccttTGTCAGACACATCTACCCCATCcatgtgtccccctcccctgtccccatgtgtctctgaaCCGCACTCCcactcagcccctggctcaatgctgtcaccccactagcttcTGTGCCCCTGCCTCAGTCTGTTCCCCCCACTAGTccttctgaatcccagtctgtGACTCCcaagcagccccatgtgcccagCTCTGTCCTTCCCCCCCTCATATCCTGTCtctcctcacctggccctgcGGGCAGAGCTCTCTGAGAAGGCAgcttcttctctcctccctctctgtgGCTGGCTGCTCTGGCCCGTGGCTGGCTGtcctctcttctggtgccacagcagcctctggtgacAGACGTGTAATTGTGGTGCCTCCCCGGCAGAATCTGTTTGtgcagtgacacagaattcccGCAGGAGCGTTAAGTGTCTTGTGTCCTTTGGAGCCTAAAGGCAATGTCCTGCGCTCTGAGCTGTTTGACCCATCCTTGCTGTTCCACTCACTCTCTGTCTGGAAAGTGACTGTTCCCTCAGCCTGGGGAGCCTTGGAGCTTGTAGCTCCCTGAGTTCTCACTTCCACAAGGAGACATTAGCCCTCTGACTGTGCTGAAGCTTCCTCTCTGAGGTGGTCTTGGCCTTCCACCTTAACCAAGAGAGCTCAAGCTGTTATCCCACGGCCAGACTCAAGGTTGATTGCCCGTCTCTGGTTGTCCCCCAGGTGTTTTGGATCAGCCTTTCTCAAACTAAACCCTTCTGCAAGACCAGGTTCCTCTTCATGCTGCTTGAAGGGTCTCATAAAGGGATGAAGACATCCAGAAAGATTCTTTGGCCTGGATCAGAGCCTGCAATTAGCATCCTCCTGTGCTGCCTGCCTCTTGCCCAGGAAAGGTTCACACTCATTCTGCCCCCAGATTCCAGCAAGTGCATGCATTGGACATAGACTGTGCACCTCGTGCACCTTTTTATTAAAGTTGTCTTAGGGGTGCTCTCCGCAGCTCTTGTGATTCTAGTGTCCCCTGCCTGCAGTATTTAGCTTCATCCCCATCGGCCTGTGGTCCGTCTGGTGCAATGACTCTGCATTGCACAGCAAGGGCTAAATTAATGTGAGCATTTAATCCTTGCATCTTTCAGCCAGGTGTCACTGCAGCTGAGCACAAGTGCAGTAGCTTTTTTAATCATCTTGGCTCCTTTGAATAATCTCTTTTAGACGTTGCTTTTGGATGTGTAAATAGAACTGTCCGCTTATTTGAGAATTACCTGGTTTAAAATATGTTTATCATTGTGTGAGCTGTATATTCTGGTAGCTGGATTGCTGCTGTATTtatttagctcagtggttttacttgcatttttctatttaattagAACTGTTCAGAAGCATGTGGTCTCTTTTCAATAAAAGGGTTAAGAGAGGATTAAATTGTAGCTGTCTGTTTTGGTTGTAGATACAgttctatttatatttttttaagaagGGGGTGAACCACTGGTATGGTAGCCAACTTGGTTGAACCTGACCCTGTGTATAACCTGGGGCTGTGCAAacagcaataaacctggccatGTGGACAACCTTGTGAGTGAGAGTTATTATAAGTCTGTGGTCAGGAAAGCAAATTCATTAATTAGGAGAAAGGAGAAGTACATGGCGACTGGGTCTTTTTGTAACGTGCCTAGCACAACGAGGCTCTGATCTCGGCCTGTGCTAGGCGCTGCCGTAAAACCAACAATATAAGCCCTGTGGAGCTTATCCACAGCAGATGTCACATGCCTTCAGGGAGGATCTCACTGGCTTATTTCCTGCTAACTTTATGTCCATTTAGAAGCTGTAATTCCTGAACTGTCTCTGACAGTGTTCCAAGTGCCAAGATGGTCTTGTACAGCAAAAGGAATAAATGTATTTTGGACTGGAAACGTTAAATGAAACACTGTTCGTCAAAGGAGAGAGGGACTCAGAAAACAATTCCAGATAGACCCCAGCAGGTCCAGCAGTGGAATAGGAACCCtaggagggaaggagaacataCAAGAGGAGTGAGAGAAGAGAGGATAACCGGAAGTGGCTTCTTTTGTGTTTGGAGCTGGGATTAGGCTTCCCATCTAATGGTGATTGTTTTGGCCAGTGCCCCATATACTATGTTCAGCCTGAACCCCAGCAACCCAAAGTGACTCATGCCGCCCCACCTCTTGGTAGAGTGGGAGGAGATTTTGCCACACAACCCCCCGACCCTCTTTTTAAGAAAACTGGAATGTAAGCAGTGTCACCACCTGCTGTTCGCTTGTGCAACATGTTGTGGCTGGAGAGGTCTCTAATGCTATTTCCTCCAACAAgtgctctctctgctgctggggaagggcagcccAAGTGAACCTGGGAGCCTGAAGAATCTGATTGAACCATAAATGTAATCAGCTGTTGACTCCTGCTCCAGGGCCAAACTAAGCCAGTTACAATGGTGCATTGAATCTTTAGACAGTTCTGAGAGCCAGCAATTTTAAAGTCTCCCTTTATTTCATAAATGAGTGAAAAAGGCACAAAAGGTTAATGCTCACCTCCCAGCCATAATGAGCAGCATCTGGGAGATGCAGTAGCTCATTATAAAGGCAGTGGCTTTTACCAGGAACGCTTGGCAAAAGCTCTCTTAAGGGTTCACTGCAGAGTTTTAAGAAGGCAGAAAGTCAACAGGCTCAGCCCCAGGTTTCTTTTATGCTAAACTGACAAGGCAGGAGATAAAAAAAACTGTGTGATTATTTATACTGTGGTGAGAGCGGTGGCACCAGGTGAGCTGCACAGACACTCAGCATCTTGTCGATGTCGACTTGTGTTGACTTGTCGACCGCTGCCTGGGGTGGAGTTCCTGGGGAGCAACTTGCTGGATTCTCGCTTTTTGTTCCTGAAATGGAGATGCAAGACAGGTGGGTATCCGAGCTTACCTCCCAGGGCAGAAATGGGTAGGATGAATAGTTTTTGGAAGGAGAATACCAGCTGGTGACTATTTCAGATGGGAACTGAAGGGGCTTCTCTGCTGGGAGAGGTTCTAATCTGTCTGTCTGGCCCTCTAGAATCTATGATAAAAGACAGACTGCTGTCAAATGGAGTGTAGTAGACCAGGTGTGTCCAGCTTATCTGGAACAACTACAGCTGTAAATGGAACAAAAGTGGCAGGATCACATGGAGCTGTGCCCTCTCCAGGGTGGGTCCCGTGCCTGGAGGTTGTGCTGCCATTTGAGTGTCACTCAGCTGCATGTGCTGAAGCCCTAACGATGCTTTGCAGCTTCCTAGGCTAACAGGAAATGATGCGAACACAAAGAAGGTTATAGCCTTTGCCCTTCATACAGGAAACAGGGGCGAGTCTGAATTGTGCGTccattcccttcccctctcttagGTAACTTGTAACTAGTGACTGGCACTGGCTCCCACACGATGGCTCTTGCTGAATCTGAGACACAGGAGCAGACCCGTCCTGGTCTGCACAGCTGTGATTGGAGTTAAAGCAGTGCTGAGCGAGACCCTAATATTGCAGTGATGGGTTTCCCATCTGAGGCTGACAGCTTCTGACCCAAATTCTGCCACTTCGTATCTGCCTGAGGCATGGCAGGGACACAAAGGCTGGAGTCGTGGAACTCCCTGGCTGCTTCACTGAGGGTAGCTCTGTGGCTCTGCTGCAAAGCATCATCCTTAGGCCAGGCAGTAGGCGGTTGCCCTACACACCTGACGTCCAcaagagcccccaccccccagctcgcTCTCTGACCAGAGCTGGTCTCCTCTTCTCTGTCATCCTCCCATTACTCACTCCCCATTTAAGCCACACTGGCAGCAGCCTTTCCTAACGCTGCTACTAAATCCCCCTGGAGCCTGGGTGCCATGAACCTCCCTGGTCCACCCACATCTTCTCTCTTCCATGGCTCTCCCCGAGTTACTGATTAAAGGGGTAAGGAGCATTTTAATGCTTCCTGTATATTTACAGACAAAAGGGAGACTGGGGCATGGTGCCTCTGCCAATGTTGCTCTGTGCTatagacccccccgccccctcttgTGCGAGCTCAACTTTCCCAAAGATCTGCTCTAGCGCCCGCAGGACTTCTGGGCTGGACACAGGAGATGGGTGCTCTAGCCTGTGCTGTAGGAATAAACAAGAGCTGCTGGTTCAGGGGTTGCCCAGGGTGTGAGGGTGTCTTCCTGTCCTCAGAAGGTCACGGGTCCTTTTCCCAGAGGTGTGCTAGTCAGGCCTGTGCCTCTCTGACTACAGCGAGGGAGCCCCTCTTGGTGCAGATCTAattgtggggctgggcagggctgaccAACGCCCCACATCCCATCCCAGAGCAGACACACAGGCTGGCTGTACCTGCCCCAATGGATCATTTCCCTGCTGCTACCCACCAACTAAGAGCATGTGGATTCATGTCTCCCACGGGGGGAGTTATCATCCATCCCAGGGAGCAATgagctctctgcccccacccccaatccccccGAGCGCTGGAGCAGGTTGCGCCTGTCTCTTAGTATGCATTGAAACCACCCCACAGCAACATGGCCTGGCCTTTTCATTCCCACTTGGTAATGGGGAGATGGGGAGCATGCTTCATTgctgcagtgctgccaccagcacaCTCAGACCTGGAGCATTTAACTTGGGGGCAAGGGGGCGGGCGAGGGAATGACCCCCTGGGGTGTGATCAGCTCTTCAAACAAGGGTTCCACTCAGCCATGGGCCACACCGtcagcagggagcagagaagagctCTTCTGGGCTAAGAGAAAGGCGAATCAGTTATTTGGGGCTGGAAGAGcaattcttcctgcttctgagggGGAGTGatgcagggtgtgggggaggctaTAGGTTGAGGAAATCCTAACCCTCAGCAATTCTTCCAAGCAGGCAAAGGGTTTTGACTGTATTCCCCTCCTTGCAAAGGTGCTGCCCCACCATGCAGGGAGTTGTCATCAAAGCAGCTAGAAATGGGTATTAATGTTTACAGAACACCAACCAAACCTGCAGAGCGTccctgggggagcagctgctggctggcagAGAGCTCTGCACGCTGGACTGTGCAAGCAGGCTTCTTTCCGCCCTGGCTTGCTCAAGagctagtggttctcaaagtgggggtgCAGGACCCCCCAGGGGGTTGTGAAGTGATTATATGGGGGgttgagctgtcagcctccaccccaaaccctgctttgcctccagcatttataatggtgttaaatataaacaagtgttttttaatACATAAGGGGGGGTTGCTCCCCGAGgcctgctgtgtgaaaggggtcaccaggacaaaagtttgagaactactgaattAGGGCCTGGCCCACCCGGCCTCATGGGGAGCAGTAGAAGCTCACTTTAGCAGCAGTGACAGGGCCCAGCTTGCACTCATACTGAGAGCAACTCAGCCAGAAGCCGCAGTGTTCCAGCCCTGGGACAGGGTAGATACACGGggctgccagctgctctgggaaGCCCTGTGTGCTCAGGCAGGATGGAGCGTTCTCTGTGCCCAGAATCAGTCCACAGGCCACTCACGGCTGTGCTGCCCCCATAGAGGGGAGCCCGGCTACCTGGCTGTGTCTCACAGCATTCGGTCCATGAGCTTCACCCTGGCCCTCCCCATGGGTCCCTACTTCACGCCGAGCAGCATGGTGCAGTTCTTAGGACACAGGACTGGGAAGTGAGAGACCTGGACTCTGCTCCTGGCTATGCCCCGGGCCTGTTGTGGGCCCTggaacaagtcacttcacttctgggCACCTGTTTCCCCTATGGTGGAAGGGGTGATACTCGGCCAGCGTTGTGAACCAGCCCGTAGTGCTGTAGGTGTGAGGAACTCTGGAGAAGGCTGTGGGTTCTGATGATGTTACTCTCCAGATGTAAGTGGGGCCCAGATTaattcctgcccctgccccaacctgctGCTTCCCCAGCTCATGGAGTGCTGGGGCCAAAGGCTACTAGACAGCCAGGAGGGTAAAGCTGGGTCAGGTGGCCTGGCCCTTTCTTAGCGGGATCAGGTTTCCCTCAAGGTCAGGGCAAGTTCTGCCAGTGCTAGCCGGCTGGGGCCGTCCTCAGCTGCCTAACGGGGCAGATGATTCGAAGTACTTGTGCCCACAAACCCAAGGGAGGAACCCCTATGTGGAAAAGTGGTGGTAATGAgtcaacatacacacacacacagcactggggGCTTCCCCTCGCTCTCCACAGGACACAGCTGGGCTGCCCCAGAAGGAACAGCATGAGCCCCTCACACTTTAACCCCCTTCTTGCCTCATCCCATGTGTCCCTGGCTGGAAGCCAACCTTTCTTGGAGCAAACTGCTGCATTAGCCCCCAGCAATTGCTAGTCTGGTGGCTGGGCCCAGGCCCAGAGCCACAGCTCCTTCCCTGTTACCTGTGTGGTGAGACTCTTTTGACTCCTCAGTGTTTGCCTTGTCTGGGACTCCCACAGCATCCCCCAGTACAGCTGTCTCTGGTGTGTCGCTCTCATCCTCCGAAGGGCTGTTCAGCTCCGGGTTGTCATAGTTTATGTACTGGTATAAGGGTCGCAGGCGCTGTGGTCTCCCTAGCGGGGTGATAACACCACCGCTGTAACACACAATACTCTACAccccagcctcccagcccaggccctCAGGACACCTCTGCAACGCATTGCAACAAAGCCTCATGGCCCCAGGGAAGATCATGATCCCTGAGctacagagggggaaactaaggcacagggcaggggagggacttgcccaagatcacacagttcAGCAGTGACCACTCTCGCAAAGGAGGTTGGTTCTGTGGTGAAGGCTCCAATCTCAGACTTGggggacctgggttcagttccttgctctgctgcagcctgacCGGGTGCCCTGGGGCAAGTGCGTCGGTTCCCCATCTGTGCTCTGGGGATACCAACCCTTCCATCCCCCCCTTTGGTCTGTCATGTCTAGTTAGACTCTGTGCTGGGACTGCCTCCCTCTgtgcctggccagagcctggggcAATGGAACCCAAATCTCAGGCACAGCCTGGGGATCTTATCACCATAGGGAGAAGCTGGGGTGTGTGGCAATGGGGGAGCCTCTCCTGGCTGAATCCTCTTTGGGGGCCAGCCCTAGGAAGGGTTGCAGGGCTCTTGGAGCATGATTGCCTTAGGGGCCCAGCTCTCTGAAGGGAAGCTCTCCCTGGGCTGGAGGAGCTCAGAGCTGGTGGTGATGGAAAGAcaccagggaggaggaggagtggaatCTGGCACTGGGGGTCGGCCCTCAGCCCCTTGGGGGGTGCCTATTTGGGGAGAGGCAGGACTCGCCCAATCTGTACAACGGGGTCTCTAGGGAGGAGGAAGCAAACCGGGCCCCAGCTCAGCGATCAGGGCTGCTCCTTAGACCTGAGGCCAAGGCTGGTTGGTGGAGGATGTCAGGCGCGCACACAGCCTGATCCTGTAAGGAAACCGCTGCTGTGGACAATAGTCACCTGGActctacaacacacacacagcgtcAGGGAGCCCAGCCTGGAGCTCTCGCCTGTCTGTCCCCAAACCACAGGTCTCTGCTACCAGAGCTACAGGAGATCCCCTTTAGCTGGTAGCACTAGCAGGGCCATTATCTTCTCTGGGGGCCAACCCTACCTTGTCCTAAGCCAGCCCACCCTGCCATAGACGGCACCACAAAGGCACAGGTGTGCACTGAGAAGCAGAATGCCTGCTGCCTCCCACAGGTACAACGAGAACAGCGAGCACTTTCCTCCCGCCAGGCACCGCCGTCATGCCGGGAAGGGGGCCGCACGATTCTGTTGTGGCGCATCGTGTGCACTTACTGTCCGTGCGCAGTATGGCCGGGGGCAGAGCCGCTGCCGTGCTGGTTGCAGAAGCAGGGAGGTCTGAcgagcttttctttttcttggcttTCTTGTGCTGCCTGGTAGCGAGGGGAGAGTCCACCTCCCCCGCCTTGGGAGGCAGCTTCCTGAAGTCAGCGTGCTGGAAAACGGGTACTGCAGAATCATCcctgtggggcagaaccagagACAAGGGGACGGTGGGTTTGAGTTGCTGGGCAGAGGGACAGCAGCCCCTGGCAGGGCAGAAGCGTCCCCTGCCTCCCACACAACCAGCACCAGTGCCAGGAAACTTCCAGAAAACAAGCTTACCCTGGGGCTATTTTGACTCCTTCCGACCCTCCGCAGGCTGGGAGAGCATTTCCTGGGGGGCTTGGGCAATGCTGCTCCTGTCTGAAGCTCGAGGCATCATAGCTTGAAATGTTCTGCCCCTCTGGTGTGCCCCTAGCCCTTGATAAAGATGGAGAAGTAGGACCTCACCCcttgtgcagatggggaaactgaggcagagagcggggcagtgacttgcccacggttgcacccaaagtcagtggcagagtcgggagaagagaacccaggattcACATTCCCAGTCCCCTCTGACCTAACTGCGAGAGAACAGTTTATAAATTAACCCAACC
This window encodes:
- the C12H16orf86 gene encoding uncharacterized protein C16orf86 homolog, with protein sequence MATAARSPSEKRPGGKAVPRRFLSQLAAALDNPTIKALEWDEDGQGVVVNTKLYDEEGQKHKELFPELKPLRSVSELQAWLLTSGFKAKAVKDDSAVPVFQHADFRKLPPKAGEVDSPLATRQHKKAKKKKSSSDLPASATSTAAALPPAILRTDRRPQRLRPLYQYINYDNPELNSPSEDESDTPETAVLGDAVGVPDKANTEESKESHHTGTKSENPASCSPGTPPQAAVDKSTQVDIDKMLSVCAAHLVPPLSPQYK